The Candidatus Sysuiplasma acidicola genome includes a window with the following:
- a CDS encoding ORC1-type DNA replication protein, producing the protein MNEQEAVYESTARPNIFEKYITIGSLFKSDREMLRPSYLPKALPHREKEIDQMAAIISTGLRGDRPSNVLIFGKTGTGKTATVKFIANEASKAPSAVRHMEFVYVNCCEADTNYSVVQFIVNKFIEDPEERAPYNGWSMERVYSLFRERVDALKRLVIVVLDEVDRLVYKAGDDLLYNLSRINDDLKYSKLSIIGIANDLKFTDFLDARVKSRLGEERIVFAPYDAAELGDILTARARLVFHEDSLVPDVIPLCSALAAQEHGDARRALELLRVAAESAEREGRTTVLADDVYRAKNKIELDTVTETVRTLPYQSKLLLLSMVINAEKRKIMTTGDIYVTYHSLCLSIGVQALTQRRIGDLISELDMLGIVRARVRSFGRGGRTKEIELAVPATETRDLLVSDELLSDYKNTHARLQTTLI; encoded by the coding sequence ATGAATGAACAGGAAGCCGTATACGAATCGACCGCCCGCCCCAACATATTCGAGAAGTATATTACAATCGGTTCGCTTTTTAAGAGCGATCGGGAGATGCTTCGGCCATCATATTTACCCAAGGCTCTTCCTCACAGGGAGAAGGAAATAGACCAGATGGCTGCAATAATCTCAACAGGTCTGAGGGGTGACAGGCCCTCAAACGTGCTCATATTCGGAAAGACAGGGACAGGCAAGACGGCAACTGTAAAATTCATCGCAAATGAAGCCTCGAAGGCTCCTTCGGCAGTCAGGCATATGGAGTTCGTGTATGTGAATTGCTGCGAGGCCGATACAAATTACAGCGTTGTTCAGTTCATAGTCAACAAATTCATTGAAGATCCGGAAGAGCGGGCGCCATACAACGGCTGGAGCATGGAACGGGTGTATTCGTTATTCAGGGAGAGGGTTGACGCACTCAAGCGGCTGGTGATCGTGGTTCTGGACGAGGTTGACAGGCTCGTCTACAAAGCGGGAGACGATCTGCTTTATAATCTTTCCAGAATAAATGACGATCTGAAATATTCAAAACTCTCCATCATCGGCATTGCCAACGACCTCAAGTTCACAGATTTCCTGGATGCCAGGGTCAAGAGCAGACTCGGGGAAGAAAGGATCGTCTTCGCACCGTATGATGCAGCCGAACTCGGCGACATATTGACTGCACGTGCAAGGCTGGTTTTTCATGAAGACAGTCTCGTGCCCGACGTCATACCGTTGTGCTCAGCGCTCGCGGCCCAGGAACATGGCGACGCCCGCAGGGCGCTGGAACTGCTCAGGGTGGCAGCCGAGTCCGCCGAAAGGGAGGGCAGGACGACGGTGCTCGCCGACGATGTGTACAGGGCAAAGAATAAAATCGAACTCGATACCGTGACTGAGACCGTACGCACTCTTCCGTACCAGTCCAAACTGCTCCTCCTCTCAATGGTTATAAATGCCGAGAAGAGGAAAATAATGACCACAGGCGACATATATGTCACCTATCACAGTCTCTGCCTCTCCATCGGCGTACAGGCACTTACTCAGCGGAGGATTGGGGATCTCATTTCTGAACTCGACATGCTCGGCATAGTTCGTGCCAGGGTGCGCTCGTTCGGACGTGGCGGGCGTACGAAGGAAATCGAGCTTGCCGTTCCCGCTACCGAAACGCGCGATCTGCTCGTGAGTGACGAACTGCTGAGCGACTACAAGAACACACATGCGAGGCTGCAGACCACGCTAATCTGA
- a CDS encoding thiolase family protein, giving the protein MVKQTLEDAVIVSAVRVPVGKFGGAYRETSAVELGKAVVKGAIEKASLSPSDVDEVILGNVLPAGLGQSPARQCALGAGVPVASGAFSLNKVCGSGLKALMLAANSIRVGEHEIIVAGGIENMSMAPYLSASTRWGSKYGDLLLMDSMIHDGLWDAYNDFHMMITGEIVAERHNVTREEADMFAYQSHMKAAMATEEGFFREEMLPFHVLRAGEKVAMTKDEGIRPDSTIKKLSSLEAKFKKGGICTAGNSSQLSDGASALAVMSSARAEKIGIEPLARIVDYVTGGTRPEWVMEAPIETTRKLLKRNNMSIDDIDLFEHNEAYATASVAVRKALGVDEKRFNITGGAVAMGHPLGASGAKITTTLLHNMKRLKKDRGISTLCLGGGNAVSMLFERC; this is encoded by the coding sequence ATGGTGAAACAAACGCTTGAGGATGCAGTTATCGTCTCTGCGGTCAGGGTTCCTGTAGGCAAATTTGGCGGAGCTTACAGGGAAACATCTGCAGTTGAGCTAGGGAAAGCCGTGGTGAAAGGCGCCATTGAAAAAGCATCTCTGTCTCCCTCCGATGTGGATGAAGTGATACTCGGAAACGTTCTGCCAGCTGGCCTGGGGCAGTCGCCCGCGAGACAGTGTGCACTCGGCGCCGGCGTGCCCGTTGCCTCCGGTGCGTTCTCGCTTAACAAGGTATGCGGTTCCGGCCTCAAGGCACTCATGCTGGCAGCAAACTCGATTCGTGTAGGAGAACATGAGATTATTGTTGCGGGGGGCATCGAGAATATGAGTATGGCGCCATATCTCTCTGCATCAACCCGCTGGGGAAGTAAATACGGCGATCTCCTCCTCATGGACTCCATGATACATGACGGATTATGGGACGCTTACAATGATTTCCACATGATGATCACGGGAGAAATTGTTGCCGAGAGGCACAATGTGACGAGGGAGGAGGCCGATATGTTTGCATACCAGAGTCACATGAAAGCGGCCATGGCGACTGAAGAGGGATTCTTCAGGGAGGAGATGCTGCCTTTTCATGTGCTGCGTGCCGGTGAGAAGGTGGCGATGACAAAAGACGAGGGCATACGTCCGGATTCAACAATCAAGAAACTTTCCTCGCTGGAGGCAAAGTTCAAGAAGGGTGGAATATGCACCGCTGGCAACTCCTCACAGCTCAGCGACGGCGCTTCAGCGCTTGCCGTCATGTCCTCAGCGAGGGCCGAAAAAATAGGCATAGAACCGCTTGCCCGGATTGTGGATTATGTCACCGGGGGCACAAGGCCCGAATGGGTTATGGAGGCGCCCATTGAAACAACAAGGAAGCTGCTGAAGCGCAACAACATGAGCATAGACGACATAGACCTGTTTGAGCACAATGAGGCGTATGCAACCGCCAGCGTTGCCGTGAGAAAAGCGCTCGGCGTCGATGAAAAACGCTTCAACATAACGGGCGGTGCTGTGGCGATGGGCCACCCTCTGGGCGCCAGCGGCGCAAAGATTACGACAACACTGCTGCACAATATGAAGAGGCTGAAGAAAGACAGGGGCATATCCACACTCTGTCTTGGCGGAGGAAATGCCGTATCGATGCTCTTTGAAAGGTGCTGA
- a CDS encoding MFS transporter, whose amino-acid sequence MTAAPHYGNPNRIVFAAWLGWLMDGYVTISYLIQVGTVSPLFFPASLSLFYFLAFGVNGVARALGSAVLGNFIGDRIGRKRMLVLTVGLFSLSTASLGLLPTYQQAGIIVSVAVFVLLFLMGIFAGAEYGGGTALSMESVPPEKRNLYGAFVQSGFGCGYAILAGVFTLIYLLTGPAGYATIGWRLLFLSTLVPGILTLFIRSLTPESQVFEETERKGAVEKTPLLKMFREVWGRLAAVVMITAGLLYINASTFSLYPLILETVNGFKNGISGIALIVINLISIAGVILGGFFAARTRDRAGYILKYTVLFLVISLPVDLFAFGRNVFLVMSLFSVQAFFEAMIFSTLPALMSEAFSKRYRTTAVGFAYNLGATFGAFALVIVPLTASIAGWGTAWISNILVAGVLMMAGTALSLSIWSARDDAGKLDLITE is encoded by the coding sequence TTGACCGCAGCGCCGCATTATGGCAATCCGAACAGAATTGTATTTGCAGCATGGCTCGGCTGGCTCATGGATGGTTATGTGACCATAAGCTATCTGATTCAGGTCGGTACGGTCAGCCCGCTTTTCTTCCCCGCCTCACTGAGCCTGTTCTATTTTCTTGCGTTCGGCGTCAACGGTGTCGCAAGAGCCCTGGGCTCAGCTGTCCTGGGCAATTTCATCGGAGACAGGATAGGCAGGAAGAGAATGCTAGTTCTAACAGTGGGTCTTTTCTCCCTTTCTACCGCCTCGCTCGGCCTCCTGCCCACATACCAGCAGGCTGGGATCATCGTGTCTGTTGCCGTATTTGTTCTTCTCTTCCTGATGGGTATATTTGCCGGTGCGGAATATGGCGGAGGCACAGCGCTCTCGATGGAAAGCGTCCCTCCCGAAAAGAGAAACCTTTACGGTGCGTTTGTCCAGAGCGGATTTGGCTGCGGCTACGCGATACTCGCCGGAGTCTTCACGCTCATTTACCTTTTGACGGGCCCCGCTGGATACGCAACCATTGGATGGAGACTGCTCTTCCTCTCTACGCTCGTGCCTGGTATACTCACATTATTCATACGTTCCCTCACGCCCGAGTCGCAGGTATTTGAGGAGACGGAGCGTAAAGGCGCGGTTGAAAAGACCCCTCTGCTGAAGATGTTCAGAGAAGTGTGGGGGCGACTCGCTGCTGTCGTGATGATTACCGCGGGCCTCCTTTACATAAATGCTTCCACCTTTTCGCTGTATCCGCTGATACTGGAAACCGTAAACGGTTTCAAGAACGGGATCTCGGGCATCGCTCTCATAGTCATAAACCTCATCTCAATCGCAGGCGTGATACTGGGAGGTTTTTTTGCAGCGCGCACAAGGGACAGGGCCGGCTACATACTCAAGTACACAGTGCTCTTTCTGGTTATTTCGCTCCCCGTAGATCTGTTTGCATTCGGCAGAAATGTGTTCCTGGTCATGTCTCTCTTCTCGGTCCAGGCTTTCTTTGAGGCAATGATCTTCTCCACATTGCCTGCTCTCATGTCGGAAGCATTCAGCAAAAGATACAGGACCACGGCAGTCGGTTTCGCATACAACCTCGGCGCCACATTCGGTGCCTTTGCGCTGGTGATCGTTCCACTGACCGCCTCTATTGCCGGCTGGGGAACAGCCTGGATATCAAATATACTGGTCGCCGGTGTGCTCATGATGGCCGGAACGGCACTATCGCTCAGCATCTGGTCTGCAAGGGATGACGCGGGGAAACTGGACCTCATTACGGAATGA
- the coaA gene encoding type I pantothenate kinase, whose translation MSQTTASGGPEGSTYISFSREEWKRLRDSTPLSLSPSDLESIRGINEKISIAEVEDIFLPISRLLNLYYRGSRELYEARRTFLGTDHERIPFIIGVAGSVAVGKSTTSRILKALISAWPSSPVVDLIPTDGFLFPNSVLESRKLMNRKGFPESYDLRKLIHFLYRLKSGEDSLSVPVYSHVRYDIVPGEYTTVSSPDIVILEGLNVLQTRSVKSAKEPELLVSDFFDFSVYIDAEEAFVKKWYMERFRVLRDTAFRREDSYFHGMAGLSDNEADAIASRIWDEINAVNLRENIAPTRHHAHLILEKGSDHSITGVRMRKI comes from the coding sequence ATGAGTCAAACAACTGCATCGGGTGGCCCGGAAGGTTCCACTTATATTTCATTTTCAAGGGAGGAGTGGAAGAGGCTCCGTGATTCTACTCCCCTCTCGCTGTCCCCGTCGGATCTTGAAAGCATAAGGGGAATAAATGAAAAGATTTCCATTGCTGAAGTGGAGGACATATTCCTTCCTATATCCCGTCTCCTTAACCTCTACTATCGCGGCTCCAGGGAGCTGTATGAAGCAAGGAGGACATTCCTGGGCACTGACCACGAGCGCATACCTTTCATTATCGGTGTTGCCGGAAGTGTGGCCGTCGGCAAGAGCACCACATCCAGAATACTCAAGGCGCTCATATCCGCATGGCCCTCCTCACCCGTCGTCGATCTGATTCCAACTGACGGCTTTCTCTTTCCGAACAGCGTGCTGGAAAGCAGGAAACTGATGAACAGGAAGGGCTTCCCGGAAAGCTACGATCTGAGGAAGCTCATACATTTCCTTTACAGACTGAAATCGGGAGAAGACAGTCTTTCAGTGCCGGTTTACAGCCATGTGCGCTACGATATTGTTCCAGGAGAATACACAACTGTGAGCTCGCCTGACATAGTCATACTCGAGGGGCTCAACGTGCTCCAGACCAGGAGCGTGAAATCGGCAAAGGAACCGGAACTTCTCGTGTCCGACTTCTTCGACTTTTCCGTTTACATCGACGCGGAAGAAGCGTTTGTAAAGAAGTGGTATATGGAACGCTTCAGGGTGCTGAGAGACACAGCCTTCCGTCGCGAGGACTCCTATTTTCACGGCATGGCCGGTCTGTCAGATAATGAGGCGGATGCTATCGCATCGAGAATCTGGGATGAGATAAATGCGGTGAACCTGCGTGAGAACATAGCTCCAACCAGGCACCATGCACATCTTATACTGGAGAAGGGAAGCGATCACAGCATAACCGGCGTCCGAATGAGAAAAATATGA
- a CDS encoding pyruvate ferredoxin oxidoreductase, with product MVTELVDRKIYESEELATGTDAVAHAVRLADIDVFSAYPIRPYTGVMDRLAKFIADGKFDSEYIIADGEHSQFEIAKHASSVGARAFAGSSGTGWLYATEALAATATDRLPLVALVGNRALDDPGAFGVEHNDAMLVRDLGWLIVWASTAQEALDTTLIAYRVAEDPLVMMPCAVAIDGGYLTHSQHIVKIPTKEAVQKFLPPYDLGSRRMHPDNPVSIAPQINEDWGMEIRRQNWEAARRARGVIYKAYKEYNEVFKSSYQNPFFEEFMMEDAEIALIGMGTVSSAAKAAVKLLREKGQKVGYIKLRWFRPFPAEELRESLSEVAAIGVIDRDFAHGGPDDGGVLFNDVRSALYNSRNRPRIVDFIGGLAGREISIEDVARMAEITKNHKGEGNLVTWIRVREGSEKGDIKVRMNNKRGE from the coding sequence GAACCGATGCCGTTGCGCATGCGGTTAGGCTTGCAGATATCGATGTATTCTCGGCGTACCCGATAAGGCCGTACACGGGTGTCATGGACAGGCTTGCCAAGTTCATTGCTGACGGGAAGTTTGATTCGGAGTACATTATCGCGGACGGAGAACATTCACAGTTCGAGATCGCGAAGCATGCATCCTCGGTTGGTGCGAGGGCTTTTGCGGGCAGCAGCGGCACAGGGTGGCTGTATGCCACTGAAGCGCTTGCTGCGACAGCCACTGACAGGCTGCCGCTGGTGGCACTTGTAGGAAACAGGGCACTCGATGACCCGGGAGCGTTCGGAGTGGAGCACAACGATGCTATGCTTGTCAGAGACCTCGGGTGGCTCATCGTATGGGCATCGACTGCACAGGAAGCTCTGGATACGACACTTATTGCATACAGAGTGGCAGAAGACCCTTTGGTCATGATGCCATGCGCAGTCGCAATTGATGGCGGCTACCTTACACATTCGCAGCACATTGTGAAAATACCGACGAAGGAAGCCGTTCAGAAATTCCTTCCTCCATACGACCTGGGCAGCAGGCGTATGCATCCCGACAATCCCGTTTCCATTGCGCCGCAGATAAATGAAGACTGGGGAATGGAAATAAGAAGACAGAACTGGGAAGCTGCCAGGAGAGCCAGAGGGGTCATATACAAAGCTTACAAGGAATACAATGAGGTCTTCAAGAGCTCCTACCAGAATCCGTTCTTCGAGGAATTCATGATGGAAGATGCGGAGATAGCACTCATTGGAATGGGTACAGTGTCATCCGCCGCCAAAGCGGCAGTAAAGCTTCTCAGGGAAAAGGGGCAGAAGGTAGGGTACATAAAGCTGAGATGGTTCCGGCCGTTCCCGGCCGAAGAACTGAGGGAGAGCCTCTCCGAAGTTGCGGCAATCGGCGTGATAGATCGTGACTTTGCCCACGGAGGCCCGGATGACGGGGGCGTGCTATTCAACGATGTGCGCTCGGCACTTTACAATTCCAGGAACAGACCGAGAATTGTAGACTTCATAGGCGGTCTCGCAGGCAGGGAAATATCGATTGAGGACGTTGCAAGAATGGCCGAGATAACAAAGAACCATAAAGGGGAAGGCAACCTGGTCACATGGATAAGAGTAAGGGAAGGCAGCGAAAAGGGCGATATCAAAGTACGAATGAATAATAAGAGAGGTGAGTAA
- a CDS encoding DUF3198 domain-containing protein has translation MAKAFTREFRFELSVLMLAIGVVITFVSALGLFVPKLPAYLLGFQPAIKAIGSWLYWLLVIGPIMLVGGLWWFVDSVKKTFELMKYLKVDSKAKFVKNLEEIEYLAWVLPRKYEDMVIDKKRQFKI, from the coding sequence ATGGCAAAAGCTTTCACCAGGGAGTTCAGATTCGAGTTGTCTGTGCTGATGCTTGCGATAGGTGTTGTGATCACGTTCGTGTCAGCACTAGGGCTGTTTGTACCAAAACTGCCTGCATACCTGTTGGGTTTTCAGCCGGCAATAAAGGCGATTGGTTCATGGCTCTACTGGTTGCTTGTCATCGGACCGATCATGCTCGTCGGTGGCCTATGGTGGTTTGTCGACTCTGTGAAAAAGACGTTTGAGCTCATGAAATATCTCAAAGTGGACAGCAAGGCCAAATTTGTCAAGAATCTCGAAGAAATAGAGTATCTTGCCTGGGTTCTCCCGCGAAAATATGAGGATATGGTTATTGACAAGAAGAGGCAGTTTAAAATCTAA
- a CDS encoding pyruvate synthase: MEEFYTSGHRTCQGCESALVMRDFAKASGPRTVVTGATGCMYVANTSYMTTPWVVPWMHTQLGGGGASAVGMAAGLKALMRKGKIPQEKINVINFSGDLGGGDMGLGGISGAMQTDYDMLIIIYDNESAANTDIQATNMTPWGAQTTFTPTGSKKRIMHEKWKKNLAPMIAIGHPNCKYVATACATFPPMDYMNKVKKALSVGGPTLIHTMDPCPKGWDYHPRYSGDLGQLAIKTGIFPLYEIIKGEVVYTYDARKTKRVPVREYLEKQGRFSHFIDSDFEFVQSKVDEMWNDWEIPGVAPIKGWLSVRQ, encoded by the coding sequence ATGGAGGAATTCTATACATCGGGCCACAGGACCTGTCAGGGATGTGAGTCTGCACTTGTGATGCGTGACTTTGCAAAGGCATCCGGACCGAGAACTGTTGTTACAGGCGCGACAGGGTGCATGTATGTGGCTAACACCAGCTACATGACAACACCCTGGGTCGTCCCCTGGATGCATACACAACTCGGGGGCGGCGGGGCATCGGCCGTCGGTATGGCTGCGGGTCTGAAGGCGCTGATGAGAAAAGGCAAGATTCCCCAGGAGAAGATTAATGTAATCAACTTTTCCGGCGACCTGGGCGGGGGCGACATGGGCCTGGGAGGCATATCCGGTGCGATGCAGACGGATTATGACATGCTGATAATCATCTATGACAACGAGTCTGCAGCCAACACGGACATACAGGCAACAAACATGACGCCCTGGGGCGCACAGACCACATTCACTCCGACGGGTTCAAAGAAGAGAATAATGCACGAGAAGTGGAAGAAGAATCTCGCGCCCATGATAGCCATCGGCCATCCAAACTGCAAGTATGTCGCAACAGCCTGCGCAACATTCCCGCCCATGGATTACATGAACAAGGTGAAAAAGGCGCTTTCTGTTGGCGGACCGACACTGATACACACGATGGATCCCTGTCCGAAAGGGTGGGACTACCATCCGCGTTACTCCGGTGATTTGGGCCAGCTGGCAATCAAGACAGGCATTTTCCCCCTCTATGAAATCATAAAGGGAGAAGTGGTTTACACATACGATGCGCGTAAAACGAAACGCGTGCCGGTAAGGGAGTACCTGGAAAAGCAGGGAAGATTCTCGCACTTCATAGACTCTGATTTTGAGTTTGTGCAGTCCAAAGTGGACGAGATGTGGAACGACTGGGAGATTCCTGGCGTTGCGCCCATAAAGGGATGGCTTTCAGTTAGACAGTGA
- a CDS encoding 3-hydroxybutyryl-CoA dehydrogenase (converts (S)-3-hydroxybutanoyl-CoA to 3-acetoacetyl-CoA): protein MPYRCSLKGAEMQRIGVIGLGTMGAGIVQSGAEAGCNVVAIDVSEEIVALALERVKQGLDKRVEKGKLDARSAAFAMASIHGTTKFSELDGCSFVIEAVFEKQELKKAAIEKISASVGDGTVIATNTSSISITLLSRYSKMPENFVGMHFFNPVPLMPLVEIVRGYLTSDSTVSAAVSLAKSMKKQTIEVMDYPGFASNRILMPMINEAVFALMEGVSTREGIDGVMKLGMNHPMGPLELADFIGLDVCLDILNVLYSGFKDPKFRPAPLLVNMVNAGKLGRKSGEGFYRY, encoded by the coding sequence ATGCCGTATCGATGCTCTTTGAAAGGTGCTGAAATGCAAAGGATTGGCGTGATCGGGCTGGGAACGATGGGGGCTGGTATAGTGCAATCGGGCGCAGAAGCAGGATGCAACGTTGTGGCCATCGATGTCTCCGAGGAAATTGTTGCCCTGGCCCTGGAGAGAGTTAAACAGGGGCTGGACAAGCGGGTGGAAAAGGGGAAGCTCGATGCCCGGTCTGCTGCGTTCGCGATGGCCAGTATCCATGGAACGACAAAATTCAGCGAACTGGACGGATGTTCGTTTGTCATCGAGGCTGTATTCGAAAAGCAGGAACTGAAGAAGGCAGCGATTGAGAAAATAAGTGCTTCGGTCGGGGACGGCACCGTGATTGCCACAAACACCTCCTCAATTTCCATCACCCTTCTTTCCAGATACTCGAAAATGCCGGAAAATTTCGTCGGGATGCACTTCTTCAATCCAGTGCCGCTGATGCCGCTCGTGGAAATCGTCAGGGGTTACCTCACATCCGACTCGACGGTGTCTGCAGCCGTATCGCTGGCAAAGAGCATGAAGAAGCAGACCATTGAAGTCATGGACTATCCGGGTTTCGCATCCAACAGGATACTCATGCCTATGATAAACGAAGCCGTATTCGCTCTCATGGAAGGCGTGTCCACACGTGAAGGCATCGACGGCGTCATGAAACTCGGAATGAACCATCCGATGGGCCCTCTCGAACTTGCCGATTTCATAGGACTCGATGTATGTCTCGACATACTCAACGTTCTATACTCCGGTTTCAAAGATCCGAAATTCAGACCCGCTCCTCTTCTTGTCAACATGGTCAATGCAGGAAAACTGGGAAGGAAGAGTGGAGAAGGATTCTACCGTTATTGA
- a CDS encoding tRNA(Ile)(2)-agmatinylcytidine synthase — protein sequence MCIHIGLDDTDSAKGMCTTYAVTELIRVLDYPVLLGYPRLVRLNPNIPWKTRGNGALSFTIGGAAKTAFRIGEIAGKPVLASFEADGESLDTRNIAEKVSAAIGEIAELDEENTNPGVIVCASRPPSSLYWRAVRYVVDREEAVAACRTADAIVTEWKNGRGIIGASAAVAWQPGRRTYEVITYRDRARWGRARQVSEEDASMLDERFPSTFNNYDTETRHMCISPASPCPVLFGIRGSDPAVLPGAMESIRSEHIDRWLIFESNQGTDDHIIRLSQEPEQFCSYAVTGQVATKPATIPGGHVFFELRYGTRTITCAAFEETKNLRNTVRKLVPGDDITVWGAYKAGLKGAALNLEKIQILSLVKRFVKVGNPLCTNCGKSMESIGRGMGYRCRACGTKAYEPRLREVDCELSTGVYSTTTSSRRHLSEPSELMVGRVIEKAANN from the coding sequence ATGTGCATACACATTGGCCTCGACGACACAGATTCGGCGAAAGGCATGTGCACAACATACGCGGTCACCGAACTTATAAGGGTTTTAGATTACCCTGTACTTCTCGGCTACCCGCGCCTGGTACGCCTGAATCCCAACATACCGTGGAAGACACGCGGCAACGGCGCCCTCTCGTTTACCATCGGCGGGGCGGCTAAAACAGCATTCAGGATTGGTGAAATTGCCGGTAAACCAGTCCTTGCGTCGTTCGAGGCAGACGGAGAGAGCCTGGACACGCGCAACATTGCAGAAAAAGTGTCCGCAGCCATTGGAGAGATTGCGGAACTCGATGAGGAAAATACGAATCCCGGAGTCATTGTCTGTGCCTCAAGACCGCCTTCTTCACTTTACTGGAGGGCTGTGAGATATGTTGTGGACAGAGAGGAGGCTGTAGCTGCCTGCAGAACGGCTGACGCGATCGTCACAGAATGGAAAAATGGAAGGGGCATCATCGGCGCTTCGGCTGCAGTGGCATGGCAGCCCGGAAGAAGGACATATGAAGTCATCACCTACAGGGACAGGGCTCGATGGGGCAGGGCCAGACAGGTGAGCGAGGAAGACGCATCAATGCTCGATGAGCGGTTTCCCTCAACATTCAACAATTATGACACCGAAACTAGACACATGTGCATATCCCCCGCATCCCCCTGCCCCGTCCTGTTCGGCATAAGAGGCAGCGATCCTGCCGTTCTCCCCGGTGCCATGGAATCCATACGATCCGAGCACATTGACCGCTGGCTTATATTTGAATCCAATCAGGGTACCGACGACCACATCATCAGACTGTCACAGGAACCGGAGCAATTCTGCTCATATGCCGTTACCGGGCAGGTTGCTACAAAACCGGCGACAATCCCTGGCGGTCATGTGTTCTTTGAACTCCGGTACGGGACACGCACCATTACCTGCGCTGCGTTCGAAGAGACAAAGAATCTCCGTAACACTGTGAGAAAGCTGGTTCCGGGCGACGACATCACGGTCTGGGGTGCATACAAGGCAGGACTGAAAGGCGCCGCTTTGAATTTAGAGAAGATCCAGATACTCTCTCTGGTGAAGAGATTCGTAAAGGTAGGAAATCCCCTGTGCACGAACTGTGGAAAAAGCATGGAGTCGATCGGCAGAGGGATGGGCTATCGGTGCAGGGCTTGCGGAACGAAGGCTTATGAGCCCAGGCTCAGGGAAGTCGATTGCGAACTCTCAACAGGTGTTTATTCTACAACCACCTCTTCACGAAGGCATCTTTCAGAGCCATCGGAGCTCATGGTTGGCCGTGTCATTGAGAAGGCAGCCAATAATTAA
- a CDS encoding S26 family signal peptidase: MVKMDWGSKAEQKEVILTVISSILIVTVLLAGMYAYTGNWPPMVVVESGSMQHSSTYAYLGDLNIGDMVLVKKVSSPSQVVTYVQGVSRSYSTYGEAGNVIIYRPYGSDAVVPIIHRAIVYIQYNSSGGGYNIPSLRDIPQSQWYVMSPQGQAHYIYNIKYNVKILDVGYTHSPVIIPIALMIQQAKSSGFITMGDHNHAVFGENATDQALGIFPLPVKIQWVEGVAQGLLPYVGLVKLMVSGGLPPGTPRNSVYALVIIIVAVVGGAIASEFVFEYWKSLRAEKSEDEAKPEDKERSD; this comes from the coding sequence ATGGTCAAGATGGATTGGGGCTCGAAGGCGGAGCAGAAGGAAGTCATACTGACAGTAATCTCATCGATTCTGATTGTTACAGTCCTGCTCGCAGGCATGTATGCCTACACGGGAAACTGGCCCCCCATGGTCGTTGTTGAATCAGGAAGCATGCAGCACAGTTCCACTTATGCATACCTCGGAGACCTGAACATTGGCGACATGGTTCTGGTCAAGAAGGTCTCCTCTCCATCACAGGTTGTCACCTATGTGCAGGGGGTGTCCCGTTCCTACTCCACGTATGGCGAAGCAGGCAACGTGATCATCTACAGACCGTACGGGAGCGATGCTGTCGTTCCGATAATACACCGTGCAATTGTCTATATCCAGTATAACAGCAGCGGAGGCGGATACAACATACCCTCCCTTCGGGACATTCCGCAGTCGCAGTGGTATGTCATGTCCCCGCAGGGGCAGGCTCATTATATCTACAACATCAAGTACAATGTGAAAATCCTGGACGTCGGGTATACACATTCACCCGTGATCATACCCATCGCTCTGATGATACAGCAGGCAAAATCCAGCGGATTCATAACAATGGGCGATCACAATCATGCAGTATTCGGCGAGAACGCAACTGATCAGGCACTGGGGATTTTTCCGCTGCCGGTAAAGATACAATGGGTCGAGGGCGTTGCGCAGGGGTTGCTTCCCTATGTCGGGCTGGTGAAGCTCATGGTCAGCGGAGGGCTGCCTCCCGGCACACCACGGAACAGTGTGTACGCGCTCGTGATCATCATTGTTGCGGTCGTCGGAGGAGCCATCGCGTCTGAATTCGTGTTTGAATACTGGAAGTCTCTGAGAGCCGAAAAGAGCGAAGACGAGGCCAAACCAGAGGACAAAGAACGGTCAGATTAG